One window of the Hyperolius riggenbachi isolate aHypRig1 chromosome 5, aHypRig1.pri, whole genome shotgun sequence genome contains the following:
- the MRPL55 gene encoding large ribosomal subunit protein mL55, giving the protein MGALVKSSSAFNSMLSCLRSAVPRTLLPASCQLHTSPPLLNANRTCTGRSGRATYLRTYPVLLVQPDGSTITINYKEPRRVLTMPIDITTLSEQERKARQKLRDGAKKDKAKKVSETFTGDSLDQYKKFWKKK; this is encoded by the exons ATGGGTGCCCTGGTGAAGAGCTCTTCAGCATTCAACTCCATGCTAAG CTGTTTGCGGTCTGCCGTTCCGAGGACTCTCCTGCCCGCCTCCTGTCAGCTGCACACCTCCCCTCCACTGCTGAACGCAAACAGAACCTGTACAGGGCGTTCTGGGAGGGCCACCTACCTGAGGACCTACCCTGTGCTGCTAGTGCAGCCCGACGGCTCCACCATCACCATCAACTACAAGGAGCCGCGGAGAGTGCTGACT ATGCCCATAGACATCACCACCCTGTCTGAGCAGGAGCGGAAGGCTCGACAGAAGCTCAGAGACGGGGCCAAGAAAGACAAGGCCAAGAAAGTGAGCGAGACCTTCACTGGCGACAGCCTGGATCAATACAAGAAGTTCTGGAAGAAAAAATAA